A genomic region of Elephas maximus indicus isolate mEleMax1 chromosome 10, mEleMax1 primary haplotype, whole genome shotgun sequence contains the following coding sequences:
- the LOC126084592 gene encoding olfactory receptor 4F3/4F16/4F29-like: MDGGNHSVVSEFVFLGLTNSWDIQLFLLVFSSGLYVASMAGNILIVFSVTTDPHLHSPMYFLLASLSFIDLGACSTTSPKMIYDLFRKRKVISFGGCITQIFFIHVIGGVKMVLLIAMAFDRFVAICKPLHYLTIMSPWMCILFLAAAWVLGIIHSLFQLAFIINLPFCGPNVLDGFYCNLPKLLRLACRDNYGLQFTVTVNSGFLCVGYVLILVTSYIFILFTVWKHSSGGSSKALSTLSAHITVVFFFFGPAVFVYTWPHPNSQMDKYLALPDAVLTPFLNPVIYTFRNKEMKAAMKRVFRPPVIFRKIS; this comes from the coding sequence ATGGATGGAGGGAATCACTCTGTGGTATCTGAGTTTGTGTTTCTGGGGCTCACCAATTCATGGGACATCCAGCTTTTCCTCCTGGTGTTCTCCTCTGGGCTCTACGTGGCAAGCATGGCTGGAAACATCCTCATTGTGTTTTCTGTGACCACTGATCCTCACTTACATTCCCCTATGTACTTCCTACTGGCCAGTCTCTCCTTCATTGACCTGGGGGCCTGCTCCACTACTTCCCCCAAGATGATTTATGACCTTTTCAGAAAGCGCAAAGTCATCTCCTTCGGAGGCTGCATTACTCAGATCTTCTTCATTCATGTCATTGGTGGCGTGAAGATGGTGCTGCTCATAGCCATGGCTTTTGACAGGTTTGTGGCCATATGTAAACCTCTTCACTACCTCACCATCATGAGCCCATGGATGTGCATTCTGTTTCTGGCTGCTGCCTGGGTCCTTGGTATTATTCACTCACTGTTCCAACTGGCATTTATAATTAATTTACCCTTCTGTGGCCCTAATGTATTGGATGGTTTTTACTGCAACCTACCCAAACTCCTCCGACTGGCCTGCAGAGACAACTACGGACTGCAGTTCACGGTCACTGTCAACAGTGGGTTCCTTTGTGTTGGATATGTATTAATACTTGTCACCTCCTACATCTTCATCCTTTTCACTGTTTGGAAACATTCCTCAGGTGGTTCGTCCAAGGCCCTCTCCACTCTGTCAGCTCATATCactgtggtcttttttttctttggtccAGCCGTGTTTGTCTATACGTGGCCACATCCCAATTCACAGATGGACAAATATCTTGCTCTTCCTGATGCAGTCCTCACTCCTTTTCTAAATCCAGTCATCTACACATTCAGGAATAAAGAGATGAAGGCAGCAATGAAGAGAGTTTTCAGACCACCAGTGATTTTTAGAAAGATTTCATAG